Below is a window of Streptomyces spongiicola DNA.
ATGCCCTCCGGGTCGAGGCCGTTGACCGGTTCGTCGAACAGCAGCACCTGAGGGTCGCCCAGCAGGGCCGCGGCGATGCCGAGACGCTGCCCCATGCCCAGCGAGAAGCCCTTCGACCGGCGCCTGGCGACGTCCTGGAGGCCCACGACCCCGAGGACCTCGTCGACCCGGCGGGCCGGGATGCCGGACAGCTGGGCGAGCGAGAGCAGATGGCTGCGGGCGCTCCGGCCGCCGTGCACCGCCTTGGCGTCGAGCAGGGCCCCGACCTGACGCGGCGCGTTGGGCAGCTTCCGGAACGGGTGGCCGCCGATCGTGACATGGCCGGAGGTCGGCTGATCGAGGCCGAGGATCATCCGCATCGTCGTCGACTTGCCCGAGCCGTTCGGCCCGAGGAAGCCGGTGACGGCCCCGGGCCGCACCTGGAAGGAAAGGTCGTACACGGCCGTCTTGGCGCCGTAGCGCTTCGTCAGACCGACTGCCTCGATCATTGCTCCAGCCCCATCGACAGGTCAGGTCGTCGGGGCACGGCCGCATACGGCCGCAGCCCCCCGTAAGAGTTAGGAGGATATCCGGGGGCTGACGGTTCCGGCCAAGGAGGACGGGCGCCCGGTCCGGGCGCCGCGCCGGTCAGGCGTCCCGCCTCTTCAGGACCGCGAAGCCGCCGAGCAGTGAGGCCGCCACCCAGAGCAGCATGATCCCGAGGCCGCCCCACGGCCCGTACGGGACCTCCTCGCTGTTCATCGCCTGCGGCACGACCTGCATGATCTTCGAGCCGGCCTGGTCCGGGAAGTAGCGGGCCACGTCCTTCGCGTACGGGACGGCGGCCAGGATCTGCGACACCAGGAAGAAGAACGGCATCAGGATGCCGAGCGAGAGCATCGAGCTGCGCAGCATCGCCGCGACGCCCATGGAGAAGAGCGCGATCAGGCCCATGTACAGCCCTCCGCCGATGACCGCGCGCAGCACGTTCTCCTCGCCGATGGAGGTGGCACGCTCGCCGAGCAGGGCCTGTCCGAGGAAGAAGCTGAGGAAGCTGGTCGCCATCCCCACCACCAGCGCCAGCAGCCCGGCCACCATGATCTTGCTGAACAGGAAGGTGGCGCGCTGCGGTACGGCGGCGAGCGAGGTGCGGATCATGCCGGAGCTGTACTCCGTGCCGACCACGAGCACGCCGAAGACGACCATGGCGAGCTGGCCCAGCACCATGCCGGAGAAGCTGACGAGCGTCGGGTCGAAGGTGCTCTGCTCGGCCGGCGGCAGGTCGTCGAAGGTCGAGGCCAGCAGCGCGCAGAGCAGAGCGCTGACGGCGACCGTCACCGCGAAGGCGCTGACGAGGGTCCAGCTGGTGGAGGCGACCGTGCGGATCTTGGTCCACTCGGACCGCAGAACGGCGGGTACCGAGGCCATGGGGCCGGGCGGGGCGTGCATGGCGTGCGGGGCCGTGCGGGGTGTGCGGGGCGTGCAATCCGTGCGGGGCCGGCGGGGTGTGCGGGCCGTGCAAGGGGGAAGGCGCGTGCGCCCGGTGCCTGGGCAGGCACCGGGCGCACGGGGAGCGCACTGCCGTGCGCCGGGGCTTCAGCGGGACTGCTGGGCCGGGACGCCGCGGGAAACCGGCTCGTCGTCGGTCGGCACGCCCGTCGCGGCGACCGCCGCGCCGGTCAGCGTGGCCAGCATCTCGCGGACGTTGGTCAGCTGGGCGTTGATGGAGTCGCGACGGTTGGTGAGGGCCGCGAGCTCGCGCTCCGACTCGCTGCGGATGCGGTCCGCCTTCGCGTTCGCGTCGGCCACGATGTCCTCGGCCTGGCGCTGCGCGGTCTCGACGGTCTGCCGGGCGCGGCGCTCCGCGTCCGTGCGCAGCTTCTCGGCCTCCAGACGGAGCTGCTCCGCGCGGTGCTCGATCTCCGCGAGACGCTTCTCCGCCTTCGCCTGACGCGACGCCAGATCGCGCTCGGACTGGTCCCGGCGCTTCGCCAGGTTCGTCTCGAAGTCCGCGGCGGCCTGGGCGGCCTTGGCGCGGGTCTCCTCGAAGAGGGCGTCCGCCTCCTCGCGCTTGGACTGCGCGTCCTTCTGCGCCTCGGAGCGCAGCGAGTTGGCCTCGCCCTGGGCCTTCTCGACGATCCTGACGCCCTCGTCCTCGGCCTTCTGCTTGCGCTCCGCGGCGAACGCCTCGGCGTCGTTGCGGACCTGCTGAGCCGCGCCCTCGGCGAGTTCGCGGTGCTGCTCGGCCGCGCGCCGGGCCTCCTCACGCAGGTCCTTGGCCTCCTCCTCGGCGAGGCGGAGGATCTTCTCCACACGTGCACCGAGCCCCGCGTAGGACGGCTCCGCTTCGTTGACCTGTGCCTGGGCGTTCTGCGTCTCGAGATGGAGCTCCTCGATGCGCTTCTCCAGCGAGGTGATTCGCGCGAGAGCGCTGTCACGGTCGGCGACGAGTTTGGTAATGCGGTCGTCCACCTGACCGCGGTCGTACCCGCGCCGCACGAGCT
It encodes the following:
- a CDS encoding ABC transporter permease; amino-acid sequence: MASVPAVLRSEWTKIRTVASTSWTLVSAFAVTVAVSALLCALLASTFDDLPPAEQSTFDPTLVSFSGMVLGQLAMVVFGVLVVGTEYSSGMIRTSLAAVPQRATFLFSKIMVAGLLALVVGMATSFLSFFLGQALLGERATSIGEENVLRAVIGGGLYMGLIALFSMGVAAMLRSSMLSLGILMPFFFLVSQILAAVPYAKDVARYFPDQAGSKIMQVVPQAMNSEEVPYGPWGGLGIMLLWVAASLLGGFAVLKRRDA
- a CDS encoding coiled-coil domain-containing protein codes for the protein MSDTSSPFGFELVRRGYDRGQVDDRITKLVADRDSALARITSLEKRIEELHLETQNAQAQVNEAEPSYAGLGARVEKILRLAEEEAKDLREEARRAAEQHRELAEGAAQQVRNDAEAFAAERKQKAEDEGVRIVEKAQGEANSLRSEAQKDAQSKREEADALFEETRAKAAQAAADFETNLAKRRDQSERDLASRQAKAEKRLAEIEHRAEQLRLEAEKLRTDAERRARQTVETAQRQAEDIVADANAKADRIRSESERELAALTNRRDSINAQLTNVREMLATLTGAAVAATGVPTDDEPVSRGVPAQQSR